The following are from one region of the Lytechinus variegatus isolate NC3 chromosome 4, Lvar_3.0, whole genome shotgun sequence genome:
- the LOC121413860 gene encoding F-box only protein 3-like, with protein sequence MAAARTLLDLPDELIIKILDCLDIQCLVRCVACTCQRLNQLSNAENLWKKFSDLCWLDKERKHSSDSWKENFLEWHRNWGKYITCYAKVRSAWNKIESALEARSPGTRSSLKGPIDQSELDAIEAMMDRPLPLELACSYLIHNGQDVIPGRGSLLGNLEVYDHHSMEVAVPLAFNIKNALPKIGMLALSWCPYTNYGQVVCVSEKVGLPIGCVYYLTQVRRQKFAGYFVEASNYMEWLEKLATKLGDPELIVSSSKITRFYHEPSCVAVTRDVKVTVSTSFVPSLSHIWKNNNMRTLFAYRISMTMDENVPADRSCRLLSRHWEITDSQGQYHEVNGEAVIGLYPVMKPGAKFSYCSWTPLDSDGGFMEGHFTFVNLKTGENFDVICPRFNFKCPEIILSSGDIDDEQFESEDDVDDEDDDEY encoded by the exons ATGGCTGCAGCTAGAACTCTTCTAGATCTGCCAGATGAGCTTATTATAAAGATCTTGGACTGCCTTGATATACAATGTCTGGTTAG ATGTGTGGCATGTACTTGCCAAAGGTTGAATCAGCTCTCAAATGCAGAGAACCTATGGAAGAAATTTTCAGACTTGTGTTGGTTGGACAAAGA GAGAAAGCATTCTTCAGATTCCTGGAAGGAGAATTTCCTGGAGTGGCACAGGAACTGGGGCAAGTACATAACTTGTTACGCCAAGGTCAGGTCTGCTTGGAACAAGATTGAAAGCGCATTGGAGGCAAGAAGCCCAGGAACAAGATCATCTCTCAAAG GGCCGATAGACCAGAGTGAGCTAGATGCAATAGAAGCCATGATGGATCGCCCTTTGCCTCTAGAATTGGCTTGTTCCTATCTTATCCATAATGGCCAGGATGTCATTCCTGGGAGGGGATCTCTGCTTGGGAACCTAGAGGTCTATGACCATCACAGCATGGAGGTAGCAGTGCCACTGGCATTCAATATTAAGAATGCCCTGCCAAAAATA GGTATGTTAGCATTGAGTTGGTGCCCCTACACAAACTATGGTCAGGTTGTGTGCGTGAGTGAGAAAGTGGGTCTGCCTATAGGATGTGTCTACTATCTCACCCAG GTAAGGAGACAGAAGTTTGCAGGTTATTTTGTGGAGGCATCAAACTACATGGAATGGTTAGAGAAACTCGCTACCAAGCTTGGAGATCCAGAACTCATTGTTTCTTCATCCAAAATCACTAG GTTTTACCATGAACCATCATGTGTTGCCGTGACAAGAGATGTGAAGGTTACTGTGTCAACGTCATTTGTACCAAGTCTCAGTCACATCTGGAAGAACAATAACATGAGGACTCTGTTTGCATATCGGATCTCCATGACGATGGATGAAAACGTACCAGCCGACA GATCATGTAGATTACTTAGCCGGCATTGGGAGATAACTGATTCCCAGGGACAGTATCACGAGGTCAACGGTGAGGCGGTGATTG GACTATACCCTGTGATGAAGCCTGGGGCTAAGTTCTCATACTGTAGCTGGACACCACTCGATAGTGATGGTGGTTTCATGGAGGGTCATTTTACCTTTGTTAATCTTAAAACCG GTGAGAACTTTGATGTGATATGTCCTCGCTTCAACTTCAAGTGCCCTGAGATCATCCTGTCCAGTGGTGACATCGATGATGAGCAGTTCGAATCAGAAGACGATgtcgatgatgaagatgatgatgaatattga